A genomic stretch from candidate division WOR-3 bacterium includes:
- a CDS encoding SLC13 family permease yields the protein MNLTAFIFFVTYLLILVFRRYQLLVVWTGVLTLLLLRLVPLKYALSSINPNVLAIFIATSLITALLYEVGFIDYVATHTINLIARKTKDPLKLRLFVMLALVAVAGIISSFMENVATIMLLYPVGLEVSRKLKVNPSYLLIGMSVATNLEGSATLIGDSPSILTALFANMDFFDFFFLKAMKYRPSLFFAVQLGFAFGLFVLYLIFKGNLKGVKHSEVREVVREKRLRSRTPIFIFAGYVLTLVFSSFIENKPANYIVYICGFFIVVSVVWTLAFFNRRVEEEIDLLKHIDFQTFFFLIAIFILVGSLSYSGFINSLANWFIAISKRLGSNPVLVGYILIVAVSMVVSAFVDNIPYTMAMLPVAKLMADSLGVNMYLFIFGMLLGTTIGGNITPIGSLSNVTVLGVLKRNNFDHSFWTFAKIGLPFTLVTLAVSSGFVYLIYR from the coding sequence ATGAATCTTACAGCTTTTATCTTTTTTGTTACGTACCTTCTTATCCTGGTTTTCAGAAGGTACCAGCTATTGGTAGTGTGGACAGGGGTTTTGACGCTTCTACTTTTAAGACTGGTTCCACTTAAATACGCACTATCTTCAATAAATCCAAATGTCCTGGCGATTTTTATCGCTACAAGCCTCATTACTGCGTTGCTTTATGAAGTTGGGTTTATAGACTATGTAGCCACCCATACCATTAATTTAATTGCGAGAAAGACGAAAGACCCTCTTAAGCTCAGGCTCTTTGTAATGCTTGCCCTTGTTGCCGTTGCTGGCATCATTTCAAGCTTTATGGAAAATGTTGCAACGATTATGCTTCTTTATCCTGTCGGTCTTGAAGTTAGCAGGAAACTCAAGGTTAATCCCTCTTATCTTCTGATTGGCATGTCAGTAGCTACGAACCTTGAGGGGTCTGCAACGCTAATAGGGGATTCCCCTTCCATCCTCACTGCGCTCTTTGCTAATATGGACTTCTTTGACTTTTTCTTTTTAAAGGCAATGAAGTATAGACCTTCACTATTTTTTGCAGTCCAATTGGGATTTGCCTTTGGACTTTTTGTCTTATACCTTATTTTTAAGGGTAACCTTAAAGGAGTTAAACACAGTGAAGTCAGGGAGGTAGTTAGGGAAAAACGTCTAAGGTCACGAACACCAATCTTTATCTTTGCAGGATACGTCTTAACTTTGGTTTTTAGCTCTTTCATTGAAAATAAGCCCGCCAATTATATTGTTTATATATGCGGATTCTTCATTGTAGTGTCTGTGGTGTGGACTCTTGCGTTTTTCAACAGAAGGGTAGAAGAGGAGATAGACCTCTTAAAACATATTGATTTCCAGACCTTCTTTTTCCTGATTGCAATCTTTATTCTTGTTGGTTCTTTGAGTTACAGTGGGTTTATAAACAGCCTTGCTAATTGGTTCATCGCAATTTCAAAGCGCTTAGGTTCAAATCCGGTACTTGTTGGATATATTTTGATTGTTGCAGTTTCAATGGTTGTTTCTGCCTTTGTAGATAATATACCTTATACGATGGCTATGCTTCCCGTTGCAAAATTAATGGCGGACTCTTTGGGAGTAAACATGTATCTATTTATTTTTGGAATGCTACTTGGCACTACCATAGGCGGTAATATAACGCCTATCGGTTCCCTTTCTAACGTTACTGTACTTGGGGTACTGAAGAGAAATAATTTTGACCATAGCTTCTGGACCTTTGCTAAAATAGGCCTGCCCTTTACCCTTGTTACCTTAGCTGTTAGTAGTGGGTTTGTTTATTTGATTTATCGGTAA
- a CDS encoding AAA family ATPase has protein sequence MENKRVKEILNFAKALAEERKDFVVDTDHLLLALFKVKEDNPFRKWLLEHEVNPDAAEREIEKIISNLQNQISKITDSFKEALITKKEELTERHGATFSKSIVEAFLDHLTTQLEKEAKGERERDFATVRVRRWVPTRSRTFSLFEDLFSDIFEEFFPSESTGNWVMREETIRVPRSFVNKVREVCRQHSLDEDSTNKVIYDLADMEDRMLSTLIDLYHNGIDSRRIIYRVKYDITGKAEEVKNSLYLEKILKDAEREGEITVSGIIDALKNNTSSVGGFYLSQLLQSLQNIRRENMKDVKSELSEIEKPDLEKYTVDLTKLAKEGKLDPVIGREQEIEQMIEVLSRRQKNNPVLVGKAGVGKTAIVEGLAQKIVKGEVPEQLKNKRILQLDMAGLLAGTRYRGDFEERLKNVINGVKEVGNVILFIDEIHNIVGAGRAEGAMDAGNILKPALARGEFQVIGATTPEEYRKYIEKDPALERRFQPIWVEEPDIESTIQILKGLKPKYEEHHRVQISDEAIEAAVKLSHRYVQDRHLPDKAIDALDQACARKSIKSKAETADKSKIDSLEAKIKELEEKAEKLDKEGKIEEWEKVIDELKKLKKELQKAKSQQKETEKPVVTQEDVAEVISRWTGIPVSKMMEEEKDKLLNMESYLHRRVVAQDEAIAAVSESIRRARAGISDPRRPLGTFLFLGPTGVGKTELAKTLAEFLFGNEDALIRLDMSEFKEEHSIAKLIGAPPGYVGYEEGGKLTEAVRRKPYSVILLDEIEKAHPRVFDLFLQVFDDGRLTDSQGRTVSFRNTVIIMTSNIGSEYLREVSSKFNSRYEKILSEMQALEEKKKENLIDEEYYKKELERLKKEREQLEKEFEEDFNKAKELVLESVHRYFRPEFLNRIDEIVVFHPLKWDQILSIVDILIDNLRKRLAERNIKLRLSDAARALIARKGFDATMGARPLKRLIQKEIENRLSSMLLKNEFKEGDTILIDAAGNEFEIKKADKED, from the coding sequence ATGGAAAACAAAAGGGTAAAAGAAATTTTAAATTTTGCAAAAGCGTTAGCGGAGGAACGGAAAGACTTCGTAGTCGACACGGATCACCTTCTGCTCGCGCTGTTTAAAGTTAAAGAAGACAATCCCTTTAGAAAATGGCTCTTAGAACATGAGGTAAATCCTGATGCTGCCGAAAGGGAGATCGAAAAGATTATCTCCAATCTACAGAATCAGATCTCAAAAATTACCGACTCCTTCAAAGAGGCGCTTATTACGAAAAAAGAAGAATTAACAGAAAGACATGGAGCAACATTTAGCAAATCAATAGTCGAAGCCTTCCTCGATCACCTCACCACCCAACTGGAAAAAGAGGCCAAAGGCGAAAGGGAAAGGGATTTTGCTACAGTAAGGGTAAGAAGATGGGTACCTACAAGATCAAGAACATTCTCACTCTTTGAAGATCTATTCTCAGACATATTTGAAGAATTCTTCCCTTCAGAATCCACAGGAAATTGGGTAATGCGCGAAGAGACGATCCGGGTACCAAGGTCTTTTGTCAATAAAGTACGCGAAGTCTGCAGACAACATTCCTTAGATGAAGATTCCACAAATAAAGTCATATACGACCTTGCAGATATGGAAGATAGAATGCTCTCCACCCTTATAGACCTCTACCACAATGGAATCGACTCCCGCAGAATCATTTACAGGGTTAAATACGATATCACTGGAAAAGCTGAAGAAGTCAAAAATTCCCTTTATCTCGAAAAGATTCTCAAAGATGCGGAAAGAGAAGGCGAAATCACCGTTTCCGGCATCATCGATGCTCTTAAAAACAACACTTCCAGTGTGGGAGGATTTTATCTCTCACAACTGCTACAATCACTACAAAATATTAGGAGGGAAAATATGAAGGATGTTAAAAGTGAATTGAGTGAAATTGAAAAACCAGACCTTGAAAAATACACGGTCGATTTGACCAAACTTGCGAAGGAAGGAAAACTCGATCCTGTTATTGGAAGGGAGCAGGAAATCGAGCAAATGATAGAAGTCCTTTCCAGAAGGCAGAAAAACAACCCTGTCTTAGTAGGTAAAGCAGGAGTTGGAAAAACTGCCATTGTTGAGGGGCTTGCTCAAAAAATCGTAAAGGGTGAGGTCCCGGAACAGCTCAAAAACAAGAGAATTTTACAACTTGATATGGCTGGGCTTCTTGCAGGAACAAGGTACAGAGGCGACTTCGAAGAAAGGCTTAAGAATGTAATAAACGGTGTAAAAGAGGTGGGGAACGTAATATTGTTCATTGACGAAATCCACAATATCGTTGGTGCAGGAAGAGCAGAAGGAGCAATGGACGCAGGAAATATTCTAAAGCCTGCTCTCGCCCGTGGAGAGTTCCAGGTTATTGGTGCGACAACTCCTGAAGAGTATAGAAAATACATTGAAAAAGACCCAGCCCTTGAAAGACGATTCCAGCCCATCTGGGTTGAAGAACCCGATATTGAGAGTACTATCCAAATTCTGAAAGGTCTAAAACCGAAATATGAAGAGCACCATCGGGTCCAAATTTCCGACGAAGCCATAGAGGCTGCTGTAAAACTTTCTCACAGATACGTGCAGGATAGACATCTTCCTGACAAAGCCATAGATGCCCTCGACCAAGCCTGTGCCAGAAAGTCAATTAAATCTAAGGCTGAAACTGCTGATAAAAGCAAGATTGACTCTCTGGAGGCCAAAATAAAAGAACTTGAAGAGAAGGCCGAAAAACTAGATAAAGAAGGGAAAATAGAAGAATGGGAAAAGGTTATAGACGAATTGAAGAAACTGAAAAAGGAACTCCAGAAGGCTAAGTCTCAACAAAAGGAAACAGAAAAACCCGTCGTTACTCAGGAAGATGTGGCAGAAGTAATTTCTCGTTGGACAGGCATACCTGTATCCAAGATGATGGAAGAAGAAAAAGACAAACTGTTAAACATGGAAAGCTATCTCCACAGAAGAGTAGTAGCACAGGATGAAGCTATAGCAGCAGTATCAGAGTCCATAAGGAGAGCAAGAGCTGGAATATCCGATCCAAGAAGACCTCTTGGAACCTTCCTCTTCCTCGGACCCACTGGCGTTGGAAAGACAGAACTTGCTAAAACCCTCGCGGAATTTCTCTTTGGAAACGAGGATGCACTGATAAGACTTGATATGTCAGAATTCAAAGAAGAACACTCCATTGCGAAACTCATAGGTGCTCCTCCGGGCTATGTAGGATATGAAGAGGGTGGCAAACTCACTGAAGCAGTTAGAAGAAAACCCTATTCTGTGATTCTCCTTGACGAAATCGAAAAGGCTCATCCAAGGGTATTTGACCTCTTCTTGCAGGTATTTGATGACGGTCGCCTTACAGACTCTCAGGGTAGAACCGTATCCTTCAGAAATACTGTAATAATAATGACTTCCAACATTGGAAGCGAATACCTTAGGGAAGTTTCCTCTAAGTTCAACTCAAGATATGAAAAAATCCTCTCTGAAATGCAGGCCCTCGAAGAAAAGAAGAAGGAAAACCTCATAGATGAAGAGTATTACAAAAAGGAATTAGAAAGGCTCAAAAAAGAAAGAGAACAACTGGAGAAGGAGTTTGAAGAAGACTTTAATAAAGCTAAGGAACTGGTGCTTGAAAGCGTACACAGATACTTTAGACCAGAATTTCTCAACAGAATTGACGAAATCGTGGTCTTCCATCCATTAAAATGGGATCAGATACTTTCAATCGTGGATATTCTCATCGACAACCTTAGAAAGAGACTGGCAGAAAGGAATATTAAATTAAGACTCAGTGACGCTGCCAGAGCTCTCATTGCAAGGAAGGGATTCGATGCCACCATGGGTGCAAGGCCTTTAAAGAGACTTATACAGAAAGAAATTGAAAACAGGCTCTCCAGTATGCTTTTGAAAAACGAATTTAAGGAGGGCGACACCATACTAATTGACGCCGCTGGAAACGAATTCGAAATCAAGAAAGCGGACAAAGAAGACTAA
- a CDS encoding GIY-YIG nuclease family protein, translated as MPFFVYLIQSLSTGKFYIGHTNNLEDRLRRHNEGRSKYTKNKGPWKLIGFKTFQTRVEAMGFERKLKRLKREEVLKEILT; from the coding sequence ATGCCGTTCTTCGTCTACCTCATCCAAAGCCTATCCACAGGTAAATTCTACATAGGTCATACTAATAACCTTGAAGACCGCCTTAGACGCCATAACGAAGGTAGATCAAAGTACACCAAAAACAAAGGCCCCTGGAAGCTTATAGGCTTCAAAACATTCCAAACCCGTGTAGAAGCTATGGGCTTCGAGCGTAAGCTTAAACGCTTAAAGCGAGAAGAAGTGCTCAAAGAAATCTTGACATAG
- a CDS encoding metalloregulator ArsR/SmtB family transcription factor, which translates to MRKYADILKILGDPKRLKLFTILVKSGERFYVCELADAIEDTHYNTSRNLNELRKVGLVEEQKVGRGVMYFIPELTDPFIKALIDLVKGIPDELISREVELLKKRVSFRGENQTCVFKIDHDWKSKNLEDKEEKL; encoded by the coding sequence ATGCGCAAATATGCAGACATATTAAAAATACTCGGTGATCCAAAGAGGCTTAAGCTGTTCACCATTCTCGTCAAAAGTGGCGAGAGGTTTTATGTTTGTGAACTTGCTGATGCTATCGAAGATACCCATTACAATACTTCAAGAAACCTAAACGAGCTTCGGAAAGTTGGACTTGTGGAAGAGCAAAAGGTTGGGCGAGGTGTAATGTACTTCATTCCAGAATTAACGGACCCGTTTATAAAGGCTCTAATTGATTTAGTTAAAGGCATTCCGGATGAACTTATTTCTCGGGAAGTAGAGCTTTTGAAAAAGAGAGTATCCTTCCGCGGAGAAAATCAAACGTGTGTTTTTAAAATTGATCATGATTGGAAGTCAAAAAATTTAGAGGATAAGGAGGAGAAATTATGA
- a CDS encoding 4Fe-4S dicluster domain-containing protein: protein MSQGSKLDPKFATWKGVPREEIEWFPTIDHEKCVGCGMCVVSCGRNVFDYDPVRRKAIVARPLNCMVGCTSCEVWCIYGAISFPDKNIVKEIIRKRQVLVRVKKELEEKLGKNS from the coding sequence ATGAGCCAAGGAAGTAAGCTGGATCCTAAATTTGCTACCTGGAAAGGCGTTCCAAGGGAGGAAATTGAATGGTTTCCAACGATTGACCATGAGAAATGTGTTGGATGTGGAATGTGCGTTGTGTCTTGTGGAAGAAATGTTTTTGATTACGATCCCGTAAGAAGAAAGGCTATTGTTGCAAGACCATTAAATTGCATGGTGGGTTGTACTTCTTGTGAAGTATGGTGTATTTACGGTGCAATTTCTTTTCCTGATAAAAATATCGTTAAGGAAATCATCAGGAAAAGGCAGGTACTGGTTAGGGTGAAAAAAGAGCTTGAAGAAAAGCTTGGAAAAAATAGTTAA
- a CDS encoding putative zinc-binding protein: protein MDVEEKKWNLLPGCHKEAENLDIIFACDGAASVGQVANYVAIDLTNRNIGARMCCTAAIGAGSETHINIAKRAKRVIVINGCASRCVSIIFEKLGIKVDFEFVIQDLGVKKIPTLDIDDEEAKRIADEIAEKVGYGDNGNLTR from the coding sequence ATGGATGTAGAAGAAAAGAAGTGGAACCTCTTACCAGGATGCCACAAAGAGGCAGAGAATTTGGACATAATTTTCGCCTGTGATGGGGCAGCCAGTGTCGGACAAGTTGCAAACTATGTCGCCATTGATCTTACCAACAGAAACATAGGTGCGAGGATGTGCTGCACTGCAGCCATAGGGGCAGGTTCTGAGACCCACATCAATATTGCAAAACGGGCAAAGAGGGTTATCGTGATCAATGGATGCGCTTCAAGGTGCGTTTCCATAATCTTTGAGAAACTCGGGATAAAGGTTGACTTTGAATTTGTTATTCAAGATTTGGGTGTGAAGAAGATACCCACTCTGGATATTGATGATGAAGAAGCTAAAAGAATTGCGGACGAGATTGCAGAAAAGGTTGGATACGGAGATAACGGGAATTTGACCAGGTAA
- a CDS encoding permease: MAACSCTVIPVASGLYFAGATIGVSFIILWVAPASNVLALAYTGSILGAKMAGVRVLAAVLVAVIVGLIMDLIFGREVRDFPQAPKHLESEPIVSFKHLVLMILVLLSLLMPNYLVRTGAYIYKVLVFLGFALVSCGLFNF, translated from the coding sequence ATTGCGGCATGTTCCTGTACCGTGATTCCCGTCGCAAGTGGACTTTATTTTGCGGGCGCGACTATTGGCGTTTCCTTTATTATTCTTTGGGTTGCCCCAGCTTCGAACGTACTTGCCCTCGCTTACACGGGGTCTATCCTTGGAGCGAAAATGGCTGGAGTTAGGGTACTTGCGGCTGTACTTGTGGCAGTAATAGTGGGGCTGATTATGGACCTTATCTTTGGAAGGGAAGTACGAGATTTTCCTCAGGCACCGAAGCACTTGGAAAGTGAGCCCATTGTGTCCTTTAAGCATCTGGTTTTGATGATTCTTGTGCTGTTGTCTCTCCTTATGCCTAATTACCTTGTCAGGACGGGAGCGTATATTTACAAGGTATTAGTGTTTCTGGGATTTGCATTGGTTAGTTGTGGTTTATTCAATTTTTAG
- a CDS encoding permease, translating to MKHEEVKTWLSETWWFVKIIFPLMLLGVFIVGVVGVLLPQELVTKLVGKNDIVSSFFATMFGSISYFATMTEAPFVDKLMKLGMAKGPALALLLTGPGLSLPNWIAIARVFGLKKALVYVPLIVILGTILGVVFGNYIL from the coding sequence TTGAAGCACGAAGAGGTGAAAACTTGGCTTTCAGAGACCTGGTGGTTCGTAAAAATCATATTTCCGCTCATGCTCCTTGGCGTTTTTATTGTGGGTGTAGTTGGTGTTCTGTTACCTCAAGAACTGGTCACTAAACTTGTAGGAAAAAATGATATTGTTTCCTCTTTCTTTGCCACGATGTTTGGCTCCATTTCCTATTTCGCAACGATGACAGAGGCTCCTTTTGTAGATAAATTGATGAAACTTGGAATGGCAAAAGGACCAGCCCTCGCACTTTTGCTAACGGGCCCCGGTCTTTCTCTTCCAAACTGGATTGCCATTGCAAGGGTTTTTGGGTTGAAGAAGGCCTTAGTTTATGTCCCTTTAATAGTCATACTTGGGACGATATTAGGTGTTGTTTTCGGAAATTACATTTTATAA
- a CDS encoding thioredoxin family protein — MRQILILGSGCPKCKALEKVFRDAVAQLGDHFEVVHIYDPREFAKYGVIITPAAVIAVK, encoded by the coding sequence ATGAGACAGATATTAATCCTTGGCTCAGGGTGTCCAAAATGTAAGGCTCTCGAAAAGGTTTTTAGAGATGCAGTAGCCCAACTTGGTGATCATTTTGAAGTGGTTCACATTTATGATCCCAGAGAGTTCGCTAAGTATGGGGTTATAATAACCCCGGCTGCGGTTATAGCGGTAAAGTAG
- a CDS encoding N-acetylmuramoyl-L-alanine amidase has translation MLRFFLQILLTFETVKFNPLNVGGFDFIPYNDIVNFLRCNSFASDSVIELYYGPKRAKLNIERKKAWLGKDTIPLENVYIDNSNVFLDAETWAYILTWFSEAQTYYWDYQNKRYIVSKYPPSVKNFILDGDSLRIDYNKDLSPLVFQSGDTVYIFIKSGFYSGLASKKVYGDFVKIVRIRHTSEGVTFLVTLNDGVKYSISKRPMSLVLTFQGTPRAEVSPPQAPAPSETPQTFQPEKVYERKIRVVVVDPGHGGHDPGAVANGVREKDVVLEIAKLVKKKLEKIGIKAVLTRDGDYFVTLGERARIAQKYKADLFVSIHCNYAPGSSRARGIETYFLSEARTDWERSVAAFENSVIKYEVGKKADNGDILTMILGDMAQYEFLKESQDLAYFVQESLVNLGESIDRGVKQAGFYVLQGVYAPSILIETGFLTNRDEARKLRDSRYQGKIADAIVDGIIKFKIAYERSNK, from the coding sequence GTGTTAAGGTTTTTTTTGCAAATTTTATTGACCTTTGAGACGGTAAAATTCAACCCCCTCAATGTTGGTGGTTTTGATTTTATTCCTTACAACGATATTGTTAATTTTCTTAGATGCAATTCTTTTGCGTCGGATTCTGTTATCGAACTTTATTACGGTCCTAAAAGGGCCAAATTAAACATCGAAAGGAAAAAGGCCTGGCTTGGAAAGGACACGATTCCCCTTGAGAATGTTTATATTGACAACAGCAATGTCTTCCTTGATGCAGAGACCTGGGCATATATTTTAACGTGGTTTTCCGAGGCCCAGACTTACTACTGGGATTATCAAAACAAGCGGTATATTGTCTCAAAGTACCCCCCGAGTGTTAAGAATTTTATTCTTGATGGTGATTCGTTAAGGATCGATTATAACAAAGACCTTTCTCCCTTAGTTTTTCAGAGCGGTGATACAGTGTACATTTTTATTAAAAGCGGCTTTTATAGCGGTTTGGCAAGCAAAAAGGTGTATGGGGATTTCGTTAAAATTGTTCGAATAAGGCACACCTCGGAAGGGGTTACCTTTCTTGTTACCTTAAATGATGGTGTTAAGTATTCCATCTCCAAAAGGCCCATGTCCTTAGTTTTGACTTTTCAGGGGACTCCGAGGGCGGAGGTTAGTCCCCCTCAGGCTCCTGCCCCTTCTGAAACACCACAGACCTTTCAGCCTGAAAAAGTGTATGAAAGAAAAATTAGAGTTGTAGTTGTGGACCCTGGACATGGGGGACATGACCCCGGGGCAGTGGCCAATGGAGTTAGAGAAAAAGATGTCGTTTTAGAGATTGCAAAGCTTGTGAAGAAGAAGTTAGAGAAGATTGGAATTAAGGCGGTTCTGACGAGAGATGGTGACTATTTTGTTACCTTAGGTGAGAGGGCTCGCATTGCTCAAAAGTATAAGGCAGATCTTTTCGTCTCGATTCACTGCAACTATGCGCCAGGAAGTAGTAGAGCCCGTGGAATTGAAACCTATTTCCTTTCTGAAGCAAGGACGGATTGGGAAAGGTCCGTCGCTGCTTTCGAAAACTCGGTAATTAAATACGAGGTGGGTAAGAAGGCTGATAATGGTGACATTTTGACTATGATTTTGGGTGATATGGCGCAGTATGAATTTTTGAAGGAATCACAGGACCTTGCTTATTTTGTCCAGGAGTCACTGGTGAATCTCGGTGAAAGTATTGATAGGGGAGTCAAACAAGCTGGATTTTATGTTTTACAGGGAGTTTATGCACCTTCAATACTTATTGAAACCGGTTTTTTAACCAATAGGGATGAGGCAAGAAAGTTAAGGGATTCCAGATATCAGGGAAAGATTGCGGATGCCATCGTTGACGGCATCATAAAATTCAAAATTGCCTATGAACGAAGCAATAAATGA